The following nucleotide sequence is from Penaeus vannamei isolate JL-2024 chromosome 10, ASM4276789v1, whole genome shotgun sequence.
tcatgataaataacaatcaaaactgatcattaataatcataacaacaattataatgatactaataataacaacaatattaatagtagaagtagttgtaataataattacagtaatgataacaaaaatagtaataactataacaataatacagcaatgatgataataatggttgcaataatagcagtgacaacaataacaatatcacatCATTGTAACATCACATTGCTCTCACCATAATAATCATGCCATCACCCTCGCcgtcatcattttcgtcatcttcttcgtcatcttcttcgtcaccttcctcctcttcctcttcctctcttccgttcATACTCAAATCTCGTTTGTGTCGAATCTCGAACAAATTCTTGGAATGGAGAGATTAATGAATTGCttgatataaagtttataaaggTATAATCAAGGTGAAGGATATGTAAGTGCAGATGTGTAGATAAATCGTGTAATTGTAGAATGCAGTAATGTTCAATTTCGTGGGTTTTGTTTATAGTAGATTCTTGTTTCGAAAAATTGTTTTCGAAGCTTCGGTGGCGAGGCCTGGTTTGTATGTGATATTGGAATACAAAtatgaacacaaatacacatgataAGTATACGGAAATGAAGCTGCAATTATGCATGATATAGCGAATGAAGAAAATTGAATTGCATTTTAACAGGACTTATTCAGGTAACTGAGACACGAAAATTTAGCAGACGACATAACAGCATAACAGCATGAATTTTTCGCAGACGACATTAATGACCAGTgataatgttatttatatttataacggCATGAATATTTAGCAGACGACAATCACTGAATGGACACCAGAGATAATACCATTTATATTCGTGAGTCTATAATTTCTAGTGCTAAGAATTCACGGTTTCGAACACACGGATTGCGCGCTTACCACACGGTTCTCCTCAGCGGGTTTTGCATTCTGAAATCGGAAATTTAATTAAACAATGAGGAAGTCTTTCTGTGTAGTGACAATAGGTGGTGAGATCGGTTTAATAAGTGGAAAggggatgaataaaagaaagaattaaagaggaaaagaaagaatctgGAGATTGATAGGCCTACTTAAACTTGTCCCAAACTGCTGGAAGACCAAAAGATTTGTTTGTAGTCTGAATATGCTATTTAAGTTGGTACATTTCTTGTGACGAATGATGGATTTcttatgaagggaaagaaaaacttCTAAATGAACCAGATAGTTGTAAATTTTGAAGGAGAGATGCTAATGCCTGCTGATtataagcacaaaaaaaaaatatatatata
It contains:
- the LOC113804526 gene encoding uncharacterized protein isoform X1, which translates into the protein MAVLRPLNLLVFLLAIISITNAKPAEENRVNLFEIRHKRDLSMNGREEEEEEEGDEEDDEEDDENDDGEGDGMIIMIRQVVGGQGGCKGRRGCP
- the LOC113804526 gene encoding uncharacterized protein isoform X2; the encoded protein is MAVLRPLNLLVFLLAIISITNLFEIRHKRDLSMNGREEEEEEEGDEEDDEEDDENDDGEGDGMIIMIRQVVGGQGGCKGRRGCP